The Arachis duranensis cultivar V14167 chromosome 2, aradu.V14167.gnm2.J7QH, whole genome shotgun sequence genome has a window encoding:
- the LOC127744780 gene encoding beta-glucosidase 11-like, translated as MWKKGFVGVELLLLLMLVCSSVLLVVDGLRRDEYPPDFVFGASTSAYQVEGAADEDGRKPSIWDTFAHAGNANMYKGNGDTGCDQYHKYKEDVQLMTKMGLDAYRFSISWSRLIPDGKGPINQKGLQYYNNLINELISQGIQAHVTLHHWDLPQALEDEYGGWVNKKIVKDFTAYADVCFREFGDRVKHWTTMNEGNAFAEGGYDIGFLPPQHCSPSSIFNCSKGNSSTEPYLVTHNMLLAHASAARLYRNKYQFKQHGFIGFNLITYGFVPLTNSSEDITAVQRAQDFYHGWFLNPFTFGDYPETMKKNVGSRLPIFTKSESNLVKGSIDFLGINFYFSFYVKDNPRSLYIKERDYAADIAAEFIVYTSNEASTDEIPITPWTLQGLLDSLKNIYGNFPIYIHENGQQTHRNSSLEDWPRINYLQEYIGSILHMLRNGHDIRGYFVWSFMDVFELLSGYEFTYGLYYIDLKDPTLRRQPKFSSVWYSNFLNNRTMDPMVAMQIEKNSLLQKSI; from the exons atgTGGAAGAAGGGGTTTGTTGGggttgaattattattattattaatgttggTATGTTCATCAGTTTTGTTAGTAGTTGATGGTTTGAGAAGAGATGAATACCCGCCTGACTTTGTGTTTGGTGCTTCAACATCTGCTTATCAG GTAGAAGGTGCAGCAGATGAAGATGGAAGGAAGCCAAGCATATGGGATACTTTTGCACATGCCGGCAATG CAAATATGTACAAGGGTAATGGAGACACTGGATGCGATCAATATCACAAATATAAG GAAGATGTACAGCTCATGACCAAAATGGGATTAGATGCCTATAGATTTTCGATATCATGGTCAAGACTTATTCCAG ATGGAAAAGGTCCAATCAATCAAAAGGGACTACAATATTACAACAATCTTATCAATGAACTTATAAGTCAAG GAATTCAAGCACACGTTACATTACATCACTGGGACCTACCACAAGCTCTTGAGGATGAATATGGAGGATgggttaataaaaaaattgt AAAAGACTTCACAGCATATGCAGATGTGTGCTTTAGAGAGTTTGGAGACAGAGTCAAACATTGGACCACAATGAATGAGGGAAATGCTTTTGCAGAAGGTGGTTATGATATAGGATTCTTACCACCTCAACAttgttctccttcttctatATTTAATTGCTCTAAGGGGAATTCTTCAACTGAGCCATATTTGGTAACACATAATATGTTATTAGCTCATGCATCTGCTGCAAGATTGTATAGAAACAAGTACCAG TTCAAGCAACATGGATTTATTGGGTTTAATCTTATTACTTATGGTTTTGTTCCTCTGACAAATTCTAGTGAAGATATAACTGCTGTTCAGAGGGCTCAAGACTTCTATCATGGGTG GTTTTTGAATCCATTTACTTTTGGAGATTACCCTGAAACCATGAAAAAGAATGTTGGCTCAAGGCTCCCAATATTCACAAAAAGTGAATCAAATTTGGTGAAAGGTTCCATTGATTTTCTAGgaataaatttttacttttcattttatGTTAAGGACAATCCTAGAAGCTTATATATAAAGGAAAGAGACTATGCTGCAGATATAGCGGCGGAATTTATAG TTTATACCTCAAACGAAGCATCTACTGATGAG ATTCCAATTACTCCATGGACTTTGCAAGGGTTGCTTGACTCATTGAAGAATATCTATGGAAATTTTCCAATTTACATTCACGAAAATG GCCAACAAACACATAGAAATTCATCACTGGAAGACTGGCCAAGGATAAATTACTTACAAGAATACATTGGAAGTATACTTCATATGCTAAG gaatggacaTGACATAAGAGGCTATTTTGTATGGTCGTTCATGGATGTGTTTGAATTATTGAGTGGATATGAATTCACTTATGGCCTTTATTACATTGATTTGAAGGACCCCACTTTGAGGAGACAACCTAAGTTCTCTTCTGTTTGGTACTCTAACTTCCTCAACAACAGAACTATGGACCCAATGGTGGCCATGCAAATTGAAAAGAACTCCTTATTACAAAAATCCATTTAA